One window from the genome of Babylonia areolata isolate BAREFJ2019XMU chromosome 13, ASM4173473v1, whole genome shotgun sequence encodes:
- the LOC143288955 gene encoding monocarboxylate transporter 14-like isoform X1, with the protein MDGGGGRRRRDVDGGWAWVVLLASFMNLLLASGICFVSGIFQKLFLEQFRQSVAFTAWVTALFSSLMQLAGPLSGMLTSATNCRVAVMTGGALLAGGLAASCFATSLHFLFVSFGLIAGTGLGLMYTPSIVIINFFFDRRRTVMMGLALSAAGIGIACMPLLSSFLIDQFSWRETMMILAAVSAHVCVFGAVMFPMHEPPSSCPLLRLCRPRPRPPPQSGDLDPDPSADGNFAAGDPKSVCSEGEGVPASPCSSLAHSGAVVKSGGEGVERGDSGHQLADGGDTARDAAALQKEECVDGELKDNGDVPPETTLLLGNTSNNVHSNEQRGDDANMTTLPQRIRHFLQQAPDHQFGSGKSLDRVSQPWLKGHHTSPHAPHTSPHSPQQLSQSAHHLDRPLPHHHHPPPPSQLARSWVTVRVQGPSPTTITAPPGSSQVDLRALAFFPSLHSLQGFAGVVTPAPDLDLLTSPGPDVQRSGKGGGEGGVGFRKIFKNLSFLFLCVNLFLSNMAISIFNIHLPAFSQQRGMDNEDIAFLLFIHGLALFGGRVLMGVLGQDDRVDKLLVYFCVHLIASFVQISLPWTETVPEVTALSALIGIYYASGYSLLTSLTISILDLRLLAMAFGVEMIVAGTGFLVGSPLGGWIVDETGDYNYSMYFGGLLMLLSALSLLCVTCCRAPGSPPVGYLPPTPDIHVEVRLDGEEEEGGDVL; encoded by the exons GTCCCTTGTCGGGCATGCTGACGTCAGCGACAAACTGCCGGGTGGCGGTGATGACAGGGGGCGCTCTGCTAGCAGGGGGGCTGGCGGCCAGTTGTTTTGCTACATCCCTCCACTTCCTGTTTGTCAGCTTTGGCCTGAtagctg GAACGGGCCTGGGCCTGATGTACACCccctccatcgtcatcatcaacttcttcttcgaTCGTCGCCGTACAGTGATGATGGGACTGGCTCTGTCTGCCGCAG GTATCGGCATCGCCTGCATGCCCCTGCTGTCCAGCTTCCTCATCGACCAGTTCAGCTGGCGGGAAACCATGATGATCCTGGCCGCCGTGTCCGCTCACGTCTGTGTGTTCGGCGCCGTCATGTTCCCCATGCACgagcccccctcctcctgccccctcctccgcctctgccgtccccgcccccgtcccccgccACAGTCTGGGGATCTGGATCCCGATCCCAGCGCTGACGGGAACTTCGCCGCAGGGGATCCCAAGTCTGTGTGcagtgagggggaaggggttccAGCCTCGCCCTGTTCTTCACTGGCACACAGCGGTGCTGTTGTGAAGTCGGGTGGTGAGGGTGTTGAACGCGGCGATTCCGGTCATCAGTTAGCAGACGGAGGGGACACAGCGCGGGACGCAGCAGCGCTTCAGAAAGAAGAGTGTGTGGATGGTGAGCTGAAGGATAACGGTGACGTCCCACCAGAAACAACACTACTGCTGGGGAATACTAGCAACAACGTTCACAGCAACGAACAGCGTGGTGATGACGCAAACATGACGACCCTACCACAGCGTATACGTCACTTCCTTCAGCAGGCTCCGGACCACCAGTTCGGATCAGGGAAATCCCTGGACCGGGTGTCTCAGCCCTGGCTGAAGGGCCATCACacgtccccccacgccccccacacgtccccccactcccctcagcaGCTGAGTCAGAGCGCTCACCACCTGGACaggcccctcccccaccaccaccaccccccgcccccctcccagctGGCCCGGAGCTGGGTGACGGTGAGGGTCCAGGGGCCCTCTCCAACCACCATCACCGCTCCTCCAGGCAGCAGTCAGGTCGACCTCCGGGCCCTCGCATTCTTCCCCAGCCTCCATAGTCTGCAAGGGTTCGCGGGGGTCGTGACCCCTGCCCCTGACCTTGACCTGCTGACCTCGCCTGGTCCTGACGTCCagaggagtgggaagggaggtggtgagggaggtgtggggtTCAGGAAGATCTTCAAGAACTTGTCCTTCCTGTTCCTATGTGTCAACCTGTTCCTGTCCAACATGGCCATCAGCATCTTCAACATCCACCTGCCCGCCTTCTCACaacag cgtgGCATGGACAACGAGGACATCGCTTTCTTGCTGTTCATACACGGGTTGGCGCTCTTCGGAGGCCGCGTGCTGATGGGCGTGCTGGGTCAGGATGACCGCGTGGACAAGCTGCTGGTCTACTTCTGCGTCCACCTCATCGCCTCCTTTGTCCAG ATCTCCCTGCCGTGGACGGAGACTGTACCCGAGGTAACGGCCTTGTCGGCCCTGATAGGAATCTACTACGCCAGCGGATACTCCTTGCTGACCTCACTGACCATCTCCATCCTCGACCTCCGCCTCCTGGCCATGGCCtttggagtggagatgattgTGGCTGGGACTGGATTCCTCGTGGGATCGCCCCTAGGGG GGTGGATCGTGGACGAGACAGGGGACTATAACTACAGCATGTACTTTGGAG ggttgctgatgctgctgtcagCCCTCAGTCTGCTGTGTGTCACCTGCTGTCGTGCCCCCGGCTCGCCCCCCGTCGGCTAtctgcccccaacccccgacaTCCACGTGGAGGTCCGGCTggacggagaggaggaggagggtggggatgtgCTGTAG